The Ramlibacter algicola genome segment GTGTCCAGGCCCACTTCGCGCTGCGTGATCACGCAGTTCTTGTGCGGGTGCACGAATTCGACCGGGTCCTCGATCGTGATGATGTGGCCCTGCGAGTTCTCGTTGCGCCAGTCGATCATGGCCGCCAGCGTGGTCGACTTGCCCGAGCCCGTCGCGCCCACCAGGATGACCAGGCCGCGCTTGGCCATCACCACGTCCTTGAGCACCTGCGGCACGCCCAGCTTGTCGATGGTGGGCAGCACCTGCGGGATCACCCGCAGCACCATGCCGACCTTGCCCTGCTGCACGAACGCGTTGACGCGGAAGCGGCCGATGCTGGGCGGCGAGATGGCGAAGTTGCACTCCTTGGTGCGCTCGAACTCCGACGCCTGCTTGTCGTTCATGATCGACCGCGCCAGCGCCAGCGTGTGCTGGCCGGTCAGCGGCTGCGGCGAGACCTTGGTGACCTTGCCGTCGACCTTGATCGCCGGCGGGAAGTCGCCCGTGATGAAGAGGTCCGAGCCGTTGCGGCTGACCATCAGCTTCAGCAGGTCGTTGATGAACTTCGTAGCCTGGTCGCGTTCCATGAAGCGACTCCTTTCTGCTTGCGTCCCCGCGGCTGCTTAGCCGGGGAAGTTCTCCGGGATCTTGGCCTTGCCGCGCGCTTCGGCCGGCGAAATGATGTTGCGCTTGACCAGGTCGGTGAGGTTCTGGTCCAGCGTCTGCATGCCGAAGCTGTTGCCGGTCTGGATGGCCGAATACATCTGCGCCACCTTGGCTTCGCGGATCAGGTTCCGGATGGCCGACGTGCCGATCATGATCTCGTGCGCCGCCACGCGGCCGGCGCCGTCCTTGGTCTTGCACAGCGTCTGCGAGATCACCGCCTGCAGCGATTCGGACAGCATCGCGCGCACCATCTCCTTCTCTTCGGAGGGGAACACGTCGATGATCCGGTCGATGGTCTTGGCGGCGCTGGACGTGTGCAGCGTGCCGAACACCAGGTGGCCGGTTTCGGCCGCGGTCATGGCCAGACGGATGGTTTCCAGGTCGCGCATCTCGCCCACCAGGATGCAGTCCGGGTCCTCGCGCAGCGCGGACTTCAGCGCGGCGGCGAACGACAGCGTCATCGGCCCGACTTCACGCTGGTTGACCAGGCACTTCTTGGACTCGTGCACGAATTCGATCGGGTCTTCGACCGTCAGGATGTGGCCGTACTCGGTCTCGTTCAGGTAGTTCACCATCGCCGCCAGCGTGGTCGACTTGCCCGAGCCCGTGGGACCGGTCACCAGCACCATGCCGCGCGGCTTGAGCGCGAGGTCGGCGAAGATCTTGGGCGCGTTCAGCTGCTCGAGGCTCAGGATCTTCGAGGGAATGGTCCGGAACACGGCGGCCGCGCCGCGGTTCTGGTTGAACGCGTTGACCCGGAAGCGCGCCAGCCCCTCGATCTCGAACGAGAAGTCGCATTCGAGGAATTCCTCGTACTGCTTGCGCTGGGTGTCGTTCATGATGTCGTACACCATGGCGTGGACCTGCTTGTGGTCCAGCGGCTCGATGTTGATCCGGCGGACGTCCCCGTGCACGCGGATCATCGGCGGCAGGCCGGCGGACAGGTGCAGGTCCGACGCCTTGTTCTTCACGCTGAATGCCAGCAGCTGGGTAATATCCACGGGGTCCCTCGAGAATTGCTCAGGTAGCGCTGGCTGATTATGACCACCATTGCTGGCAACCTCCAAACCGTCCGGGACCGGATCGCCGCCGCCTGTGCCCGGGTGCAACGGCCTGCGTCAGAAGTCACGCTGCTGGCCGTTTCCAAGACCTTCGGCCCCGAAGCCGTGCGCGAAGCGCATGCCGCCGGCCAGCTCGCGTTCGGCGAGAACTACATCCAGGAAGCGGTCGAGAAGATGGCGCTGCTGGCCGACCTGCCGCTGGAATGGCACTGCATCGGCCCGATCCAGAGCAACAAGACGCGGCTGGTCGCGCAGCACTTCGCCTGGGCCCACACGATCGACCGCCTGAAGATCGCGCAGCGCCTGTCCGAGCAACGCCCGCCCGGCCTGCCGCCGTTGCAGGTGTGCATCCAGGTCAACGTCGACGGCGGCGCGACGAAGGCCGGCGTCGCACCGGGCGAAACACCGGACCTCGCGCGCGAAATCGCCGCGCTGCCCGGGTTGCGCCTGCGCGGGCTGATGACGATCCCCGAGCCGTCCGACGACTTTGCGGCGCAGGTGGCCGTGCACGAACGCGCCGCGCAGCTGCTGCGGGACCTGCGCGAAGCGGGCCTGCCGCTGGACACGCTGTCCATGGGCATGACCGCCGATCTCGAGGCCGCCATCGTCGCGGGTAGCACGATGGTGCGCATCGGCACCGCGATCTTTGGCGGCCGCACGCGTAAACCCGCGTGAGCGGGCGGCCCAGGGGCCCTTCCCTGTGGAACAATCCCCGCTCCACCGCCAAGGATCACTGATGAGTACGCGCTTGCGCAACAACGTGACCGTCGACGGCGACGGCCGCACCACCATCGTCTTCGCGCACGGCTTCGGCTGCGACCAGGCCATGTGGCGCAAGCTCGCGCCGCAATACGCACGCCGCTACCGCACCGTGCTGTACGACCTGACGGGCAGCGGCAAGTCCGACCTGTCGAAGTACGACCATGGCCGGCACGGCACGCTGCACGGCCATGCCGATGACGTGCTCGAGGTGATCGAGGAATTCACCACCGGCCCGGTGGTGTTCGTGGGCCACTCGGTCAGCTCGATGATCGGGCTGCTGGCCAACGTCAAGAAGCCCGAGCGCTTCGCGGCGCAGGTCATGATCGGCCCGTCGCCCTGCTACATCAACGACGGCGACTACGTCGGCGGCTTCGGCCGCGCCGACATCGAGGCGCTGCTGGAGACGCTCGAGAGCAACTACCTGGGCTGGTCCAGCAACATGGCGCCGGCGATCATGGGTGCGCCCGACCAGCCGGAGCTCGCGCAGGAACTGACCAACAGCTTCTGCCGCACCGACCCGGACATCGCCAAGCACTTCGCGCGCGTCACCTTCCTGTCGGACCACCGTGCGGACCTGCCCAAGCTCACCGCCCCGACGCTGATCGTGCAGTGCAACGACGACATCATCGCGCCCGTGTCGGTGGGCGAGTACATGCACCGCGTGCTGCCGAACAGCACGCTGGCCGTCATCGACAACATCGGCCACTGCCCGCACCTGAGTGCTCCCGGCGCCTGCGTCGACGCGATGGACGACTTCCTGACACGGTACGTCTCCTGAGATGCTGCCGGACGCGCTGACGGTCCAGGTGCAGTTGGCGCTGGACATGGCGCCGTGCGGCCTCCTGCGCACCGACAGCGCCGGCGTGGTCCGGCGTGTCAACGCCACCGCGTGCCGCTGGCTCGGCTACGAGCGGCACGAGATCCTCGGCCGCCGGTTGCCGGAGCTGCTGACGATCGGCGGGCGCATCTTCCACCAGACACACCTGGCGCCGCTGCTGCAGATCCAGGGCTCCCTGTCGGAAGTGAAGCTCGATTTCCTGCGGCGCGACGGCAAGACGATCCCGGTGGTGCTCAATGCGCAGCGGCACGAGACACCGCAGGGGACGTTCACGGAAGTGGCGCTGTTCGTGGCGCACGACCGCGACAAGTACGAGAAGGAACTGGTCGCCTCGCGCAAGCGCCTGGAGCAGTCCGTCGCCGAGGCGCGCGCGCTGCAGGCCGACGCCAAGGACCGCGCGCTGTTCGCCGAGCAGATGATGGGCATCGTCAGCCACGACCTGCGCAACCCGCTCGCGACCATCCAGATGGGCGCGGACCTGCTCACGCGCACCGAGAGCCGGCCGCAGCAGCGCAACGTGCTCGGGCGCATCGCGCGCGCGACCGAGCGCGCGCACCGGTTGATCGCCGACTTGCTGGACTTCACCCAGGCGCGCCTGGGCAAGGGCCTGAGCACCGAGACGAAACCGATCCAGCTGCATGCAACGGTCGGCGAAGTGGTCGACGAACTCGCGCAGGCGCACCCGCACCGCAAGCTGGTGCACGAGGCCGAGGGCGATGGCGAGTGCATCGGCGACGCCGACCGCATCGCGCAACTCGTGGGCAACCTCGTCGCCAATGCGCTCGCCTACGGCAGCACCGACGAGCCCGTCACGGTCCGCTCCGTGGTGGCGCCGCAGCAGTTCTCCGTGTCGGTGCACAACCACGGCGCGCCGATCCCGCTGGAGGCGCACTCGCGGCTGTTCGAGCCGCTGGCCCGCGGCACCTCGCTGGGCAGCAGCGTGCGCAGCGTGGGGCTGGGCCTCTACATCGTGAGCGAGATCGCGAAGGCGCATGCAGGCCACGTGGCCGTCGCGTCCAGCGAGTCCGAAGGCACCACCTTCACGGCGACGTTCCCGCGCGGCGCCTGACGCTCGCGGCCCCTACGCCCAGTCTGCATCCGCCTTGGGGCGCAGCCGCCGCGCCGCGTCGATGACGTCCTGCAGGTCCACCGGATCGCTGTACGGATCCTCGTCCAGTTCGGTGACGCGATTGAGCTCCTTCTGCCAGCGCCGCAGCTCGTCGACGTACGCGGGGTCGGGCACGCGCCGCAAGCGGCCATCGCCGTCCACCAGGTCGCAGATGCCGTTGTGCAGCCATTCGCCGGTGTGCCAGTCCGGCATGTCCACCGCGGGGAACAGGCAGATCCCGTGCAGGTCGATGCCGCGGTTGACCGCCGCCATCGCCTCGTTCATCACGTCGCGCAACCAGTCGGGCCGGCCCTTGCCCATGCCGCTGGTCTCGGCGATCACCATCGGGCGCTTGTAGCGATCCCACACGCGCTGCAGCAGGTCGCACAGCGGCAGGATGCCTGGCGAGCCGGGCGGCAGCGCCTGGTGCGGGCCGTGCTCGCGGTACTCCATCTGGCCGAACGAGTAGTTGTTGCAGCCGACGATGTCGAGGACCTCGGGCGCCCCCCCGAGCTCCGGATGCTCCTTGCCGTCCAGGATGTCCCAGGCGAGGAACGCGTCGACGAAGGTTTCGTGCTCCGCCGCCGCCTTCTGGTCCGGCCGGTCCGGCGGCGCGACCACCTGGATCAGCGGGTCCACGTGCACCATGCGCGCGTCGGGCAGCACGCGCCGGATCGCCTTCACGCCGGCGATCGACGCCTTGCACAGCGCCACGCGCAGGCGCTCGCGCCCCGCGCGGTCCTTGCAGTACGGCGCGACCCAGCCCCATTCGCCGCCCGCGAAGGCGAAGAAGGTGATCTCGTTGATCGGCGTGAAGAAGTGCGGCCCGTCCAGCTCGCTGCCCACGAACCGGGCGCACGTCTCGCAGTACGCGGCGAAGCGCTCGGCGAAGGCGTCGGTGAAGGGATCGACGTCCTCGGGATAGCCGTAGTGGCACAGGTCCCAGATCGGCGTGATGCGCGTGCGGCGGATCGCATGCAGCACCGGCTCGAGCATGTGGAAGTCGTAGCGGCCGCGGCCCAGGTCGGCCATCGGCCACGGGATGCCTTCGCGCGCGACGGCGATGCCCAGGTCGCTCAGCAGCCCGTAGTCCTGCGAGGCGTGCTCGCGGTGCTGCGTCTCGGCGACCAGGTCGCGCCGGCGGCCGTCCTTCCACAGGAAGGTCGAGCACTCGAAGCCGGAGAGGAAGAAGGTGGGGAAGATGCCCTGGCGCATCCGGCCAAGTTCACCACGGGCGGGCTGCAACACGGCATTGCGCCACCGTGTGCAAGTGCAACAGGCGGGGGCGTGTCGCCCCCAGCGTTCAGCTCACTTGCGCGGCTGGATGGGCTTGACGCTGCCGCAGTCGGCGCCGAGCCAACGGCCCGTGCCTTCCATCGTGAACTTCTCGGCCTTGCCGTTCTTCTGCGTCGTCACGTTCGTCTTCGAGCTGTACGACTCGGGGCCGTTGAACGTGATCGTGGAATCGCCGCTGGAGGTGGGGTTGGTGCAGGAGAACGCGACCGCCATCGTGTTGCCGGTGCGCTTCTGCGAGGTCGTCTTGCAGTCGCCCTGGGCGGCGGGCACCTCGTCGCGCTCGACCATCTCCCTGGTCATGCAGACCTTCACCGCCATGCCGCCGCCGGCGGACGGCCCCATCTGCACGCCGCGCGCGGCCATCATGGCTTCCATCTGCTTGCGCTGCTCGGGCGACATCGACGCCATCTGCTGCTGCATCTCGGCCATGGCCTTGTCCATCTGGCCGCCCTGCATCTTCTGGCGCATCTCCCACAGGCCGGGCTTGAGGGTCTGGGCCGCAGCGGGCAGCGTGGCGGCGGCCAGCAGTGCGGCGGCGATGGCGGTGGACGGGCGCATGGCGATCTCCTCGGTGGGGTTCCGCGATTGTGCCGAGCCGCCGCGGCTCAGGCCAGCGTGGCCTGGCGCACGGCGTGGTCCCAGCGCGCCATGCACTCCTGGGCGCGGTCGCGCGGCATCGCCGGCTCGAAGCGCCGCTCGACCTGCCACTGCGCCTGCAGGTCGTCGGGGCTGCGGTAGACGCCGGCGGCCAGCCCGGCCAGGTAGGCCGCGCCGAGCGCGGTGGTCTCGACCACCTTCGGCCGCACGACCGGGATGCCCAGCAGGTCGGCCTGGAACTGCATCAGGAGGTTGTTGACGCACGCGCCGCCGTCGACGCGCAGCTCCGAGACCGAAGCCGCGCCGGCCGCCTGCGCATCGCGCGCCATCGCCTGGAACAGCGCCGCGCTCTGGTACGCGATGCTCTCCAGCGCCGCACGTGCCACGTGTCCGAGGTTCGAGCCGCGCGTGAGGCCGGTGATCGTGCCGCGC includes the following:
- a CDS encoding PilT/PilU family type 4a pilus ATPase; its protein translation is MDITQLLAFSVKNKASDLHLSAGLPPMIRVHGDVRRINIEPLDHKQVHAMVYDIMNDTQRKQYEEFLECDFSFEIEGLARFRVNAFNQNRGAAAVFRTIPSKILSLEQLNAPKIFADLALKPRGMVLVTGPTGSGKSTTLAAMVNYLNETEYGHILTVEDPIEFVHESKKCLVNQREVGPMTLSFAAALKSALREDPDCILVGEMRDLETIRLAMTAAETGHLVFGTLHTSSAAKTIDRIIDVFPSEEKEMVRAMLSESLQAVISQTLCKTKDGAGRVAAHEIMIGTSAIRNLIREAKVAQMYSAIQTGNSFGMQTLDQNLTDLVKRNIISPAEARGKAKIPENFPG
- a CDS encoding YggS family pyridoxal phosphate-dependent enzyme; its protein translation is MTTIAGNLQTVRDRIAAACARVQRPASEVTLLAVSKTFGPEAVREAHAAGQLAFGENYIQEAVEKMALLADLPLEWHCIGPIQSNKTRLVAQHFAWAHTIDRLKIAQRLSEQRPPGLPPLQVCIQVNVDGGATKAGVAPGETPDLAREIAALPGLRLRGLMTIPEPSDDFAAQVAVHERAAQLLRDLREAGLPLDTLSMGMTADLEAAIVAGSTMVRIGTAIFGGRTRKPA
- a CDS encoding alpha/beta fold hydrolase, whose amino-acid sequence is MSTRLRNNVTVDGDGRTTIVFAHGFGCDQAMWRKLAPQYARRYRTVLYDLTGSGKSDLSKYDHGRHGTLHGHADDVLEVIEEFTTGPVVFVGHSVSSMIGLLANVKKPERFAAQVMIGPSPCYINDGDYVGGFGRADIEALLETLESNYLGWSSNMAPAIMGAPDQPELAQELTNSFCRTDPDIAKHFARVTFLSDHRADLPKLTAPTLIVQCNDDIIAPVSVGEYMHRVLPNSTLAVIDNIGHCPHLSAPGACVDAMDDFLTRYVS
- a CDS encoding PAS domain-containing sensor histidine kinase; its protein translation is MLPDALTVQVQLALDMAPCGLLRTDSAGVVRRVNATACRWLGYERHEILGRRLPELLTIGGRIFHQTHLAPLLQIQGSLSEVKLDFLRRDGKTIPVVLNAQRHETPQGTFTEVALFVAHDRDKYEKELVASRKRLEQSVAEARALQADAKDRALFAEQMMGIVSHDLRNPLATIQMGADLLTRTESRPQQRNVLGRIARATERAHRLIADLLDFTQARLGKGLSTETKPIQLHATVGEVVDELAQAHPHRKLVHEAEGDGECIGDADRIAQLVGNLVANALAYGSTDEPVTVRSVVAPQQFSVSVHNHGAPIPLEAHSRLFEPLARGTSLGSSVRSVGLGLYIVSEIAKAHAGHVAVASSESEGTTFTATFPRGA
- a CDS encoding b-glycosidase, whose translation is MRQGIFPTFFLSGFECSTFLWKDGRRRDLVAETQHREHASQDYGLLSDLGIAVAREGIPWPMADLGRGRYDFHMLEPVLHAIRRTRITPIWDLCHYGYPEDVDPFTDAFAERFAAYCETCARFVGSELDGPHFFTPINEITFFAFAGGEWGWVAPYCKDRAGRERLRVALCKASIAGVKAIRRVLPDARMVHVDPLIQVVAPPDRPDQKAAAEHETFVDAFLAWDILDGKEHPELGGAPEVLDIVGCNNYSFGQMEYREHGPHQALPPGSPGILPLCDLLQRVWDRYKRPMVIAETSGMGKGRPDWLRDVMNEAMAAVNRGIDLHGICLFPAVDMPDWHTGEWLHNGICDLVDGDGRLRRVPDPAYVDELRRWQKELNRVTELDEDPYSDPVDLQDVIDAARRLRPKADADWA
- a CDS encoding DUF3617 domain-containing protein, translating into MRPSTAIAAALLAAATLPAAAQTLKPGLWEMRQKMQGGQMDKAMAEMQQQMASMSPEQRKQMEAMMAARGVQMGPSAGGGMAVKVCMTREMVERDEVPAAQGDCKTTSQKRTGNTMAVAFSCTNPTSSGDSTITFNGPESYSSKTNVTTQKNGKAEKFTMEGTGRWLGADCGSVKPIQPRK